TTCGCCGGGTGGGAGACGATTTGCTGGCCATGTCGGGTAATGGTGGTGATCTCACCAAGCGGCTGGATGATCGCCACGACAACGAGCTGGGCCACCTGGCCCGGGGCTTTAATGCCATTATCGGCAAAATTCGTGAGCTGGTGGCGGAAATCCAGCACACCGAAACCGCCATGAAGTCCGGCATTGAGCAACTGGCGCAACTGGCCGACGACACCTTCAGGGCCACCGAGGTGCAACGGGGCCAAACCGAGCAGGTGGCTACCTCCATTACCGAAATGGGTCAGACCGTGACCGAGGTGTCTGGCATTGCCCAGCGCACCGCCGGTGACACCGAGGCGGCGGTGGGAGAGGCCCACAGCACCAACCAGAACATGTCGCTTACCATGCATACCATGGCTCAACTCAACGGCGTGATGAACGACATCGAAACCACCATCAATGACTTTGCCGATCAGGCCGATGCCATCAACTCGGTGGTGGAAGTGATCAATGCCATTTCCGAGCAGACCAACCTGCTGGCCCTGAATGCGGCCATTGAAGCGGCCCGGGCCGGCGAGCAGGGCCGTGGCTTTGCGGTGGTCGCCGACGAGGTGCGCAACCTGGCCAAACGCACTCAGGCATCCACCCAGGAGATTAGCGAGCAGATCGCCCGGCTGCAGCAAACCGCGCGTCAGTCTACCGCCGCCATTCGTGAAGGCACCGACAACAGCCGCCGGGTGGCCGAGAGCACCGAGCAGTCGGCCAAAGCCCTGGCCAGCATTCAGCAGCGTTTTGAAGCCATCAGCTCCGGCAGCCATCAGGTGGCGGCGGCCACCGAGGAGCAGGGCGCGGTGGCGGAGCACATCAACCAGTCGGCCCATGTGATCTCCGACAGTGCCGCCGGTATTCACAGCAATGCCGAGCAGCAGCTGGCCGCCATCAGCCAGCTGCAGCAGCGGGCCGAGCACCTGCGCAGCCTGGTGGGGCAATTCAGGGTGTAAGCCGGCAACAACAATGGCTGTTCAAGGCCCGGCTTGCCGGGCTTTTTTACGCCGGCAGCACATCCGCAAATACAAAGCCGTCCCGCTCCACCACCTCGCCGGTTTTAATTTTCACGGGCCCGTCAAACAGGGGCCCGTCGAACACAAAGGTGTGAAACTCGCCGTTTTCGCCGCAGGGATCGGTGCCCTCGGGCAATTGGGCCAGCAGCCCGGCGGTCAGCTCCCGGCCGGCGAATTCCACCGGTACTTTTTTCGGATCCAGGCAGGTGATCACCGCCCGCAGGCCGCTCTCGAACATGGTGTAAGGCAGGTCACGGGTGGGGGTATGCCAGATGGGAAACACTGCCTCAATGCCGGTGCCTGCCAGCTGGTTTTCACGGTACTGCCTTACGTCTTCCAGCAGCAAATCACCAAAGCCAAAGGCTTCTATGCCCTGTGCTTTTGCCCGTGCAATAAAGGCGCCCATGCGTTGCTGATAGTCTGCATTGGTGCAGGGCCAGGGCAGGGTAATGATGTCCAGCGGCAGGCCAAGGGTGCTGGCCTGCCGGCGCAGCAATTCTGCCCGTACTCCGTGCATGGCCACCCGGTCAAAGGCTGCATTCACAGTGGTGAACAGCCCCACCACCTCAAAGTGCGGGTCTTGCAACAGTTGTTGCAGGGCCCAGGCACTGTCCTTGCCGCTGCTCCAGGACATTAACAGTTTGCGCTTGTGAGTCATGATGCCATCCCTGAAAAAGCGGCCATGGTAACACAGTCGCGACCCACCCTTGGGGGTGACGCCGGGCGGTTGTTCTGGCGGAGGCAGGCAGCTAGGCTAGAGATACCGGTGGCGAAGGTAGTGGCCGCCGGCGCGTCGTCAAGGCGCCCGCTTTCTATCTCGACAGGAGGAGTCACCCCATGAATGAGAGAGAGCTGTATCAGCAAAAGGCGCGGGCCAAGCTGGATGAGTGGAAAGCCGAACTCGACAAGCTCAAGGCGCAGGCCGAGCAGGCTGATGCTGACGCCCGCATTGAACTCAACCGTCAGATCAAGACCATGAAGGCTCAAATAGAGCAGGGCGAAAGCAAGCTTGATGAATTATCCGAGGCCGGAGAGCAAAGCTGGCAGGAGCTGAAGCAAGGGTTTGAACGTGCATGGAATACCCTGAGCGATGCCTTCGGCAAGGCCGCCGACAAGTTCAAGCAACAGCGTTAATCCCGGGCCGGTCTGCGCGGCCGGCTGTTGCGTCACGCCCGTCTTGCCGGGCTTTGTTTTTTGGCAGGCGACCTTGGCCTATAATGCCCGCATATTTTAACCCGCTGTATTCACGGCATGTTTGGCGAGAAAGAATGAAATCATTGAAATATGGCGCATGCCTGGCGCTGGCCCTGCTGCTCACGGCCTGCGATCACGGCTTCGAAGGGGTGTATGAGACCCGGGCGGATTCGTCCAACGAGATGATGTCCCAGCTGATGAACGATTTTGCCGGCCTGGTGGGCAGCGAACACATCGTGATCGGCACCGACTACATCGAGCACAACGGCGAACGTACCCGCTTTGACGACATATTTGTTCGCGAGTCGGCGGGCAAGCGTTATCTGGTGTTCGTGCAGGGGGAGCAGGAGGAGGTCTGGACCATAGTGGACGACCATACCCTGATGAAAGGCAACGGCCTGGTCAAGGTGCTGATGGAGCGGGTGGGCGATGAGTGAGCCGCTGGCCAGCCCCTGCATCGGCCACTGCCGGCTTGATGAGGAGCGCGTGTGTGAGGGCTGTTTTCGTACCATTGACGAGATCAGCGGCTGGCGCGAGCGCCCGGATCACGACAAGCGGGCCATACTGGCGCGTTGTGCGGCGCGACGCCGTCAGGCCGGCCAATAAAAACAGCCCCGTAGCGGGGCTGTGGTGTGCAAAGCCGGAAAGGGGGCTCAGAAATTGAGGCCCATGCCAAAGGTATAGGCCCAGGCACCATCATCGAAGTTGTCACTGGCGCTGTCGCCGCTGTCAAACAGAAACTGATATTCGGCCCTGGCCTGAATAAAGGTGGTGGGCAGCAGATAATACTTGAGGCCCGCTTCCAGGCCGGCAATGCCGGTGTCGTTCACACCGTCGCCGTAAATGGCACCCAGTGAGGCGCCCACAAAGGGACGGGCTGCATTCTGGCCAAAGTGGTAGTCAACAAAACCACGGGTGCTGCCGTTCCAGAAATCGTCGGTCAGGCCTTCACCTTCCACGTCGGCATAGCTGATGCTCTGGCGAATACCTGCCAGGGTGCGGTCGGAGAGGTACCAGCCATAATCGGCGGAGATACCAAAACTGCTGTTGTCGAAGTCTTTGCTGCTGCTACCGGTACCCGAAAGCGAGAACTCCCGATCACCCTGGTTCGGTCCTATGCTGCTGTGGCCATGCATGTTGGCCATGGCCACGGCAGGCAGCAGGGTGGCGCCCATAATTGCGACCAGCGGAGCTTTTTTGAGCATGTTCATGATAACACCTCGGATTAATCATTGGTTTCAATCAAGCACTTACCACTCTTCGAATAAAACAACGTACCGGACCCGGCGTTCCGGGCTCGATAAACGAAGCGTGCCACTGTTGCTGTCAATCCTTGTCATTATTTGTCCTTGCCAATCGCTGCGGTCAGCAGGCTCGCAGCACTGCAAGTATAGAAGTCATCCCTTCCGTGCGTTGGTTTTTTGACCTTTCGTCGGTCAATATGTGTCCGTTGTGTTTCATGTGAGCCACTTTTGAGCGCCGAAAGGGCGCCGCGGCGGCTGCTATAGTTTCAGCAGCCTGTCAGCTTCAAGGAAGGTGCTGAATGAACGACGACGAAGTGGCTCTGCTGTGGCAACAGTTTCGCAAAAGTCTTGAAGATACCGGCAACGCCCTGGGGCTGAGCGGCTACAACTGGCAGGAACTGCTGGTGTATGCGGTGGGACAATTGCTGGTCACCCTGATGATCGGGATGCTGTTCTGGCTGCTGTATGTGACCGGCAGTCTGCTGATGCGCTGGCTGCTGGGTCGGCTGGGGCACGGCGCCGGCCCCTACCGCACCGGCCGGGTGGTGCTGCGCTACCTGCTGGGGCTGGCGACTCTGGTGGCCATATTGGCGCAGTATGGCGCCGAAGACGGCCTCATCAAGGGCATGGCCCGGGCCGGGTTGATGACCCTGGCCTTTTATCTGGTGTGGCAGTTGCTGTCTCGCGGGCTGATCAACCGGTTGTCGCGCCGTCATCTCGACTCTTCCCTGGTGCAGTTGTGCAAAAACACCCTGTCGGTATCACTCATGGCCCTGGGCGCCATTACCGTGATGGCCCAGTTTGGGTTTGACGTGCTCTCCATTGTTGCCGGTCTGGGCATTGTGGGCATTGCCGTGGGCTTTGCCGCCCAGTCTACCCTGTCGAACTTTATTGCCGGCATCACCCTGCTGATTGAACGGCCTTTTCGTATTGGCGACTGGGTCTGCATTCATGGCCAGGAGGGCAGGGTGGTGCGTATTGCCTTTCGAACCACCTGGCTGCGTACCCGCGATAATGTGTTTGCCATGATTCCCAACGACAGCGTGGCCACCACCGACATCATCAATTACAGCGCCGAAGGGCCTACCCGTATTCGCATTCCGGTGCACATTGCCTACAAGGATTCGGTTGAGCACGCCAGAAGCGTTATCATGCCCATTCTGGCGGCGCATCCGCGCACCATTAACAACGACACCCTCGAGCCAAGGGTGCAGCTGCGGGAGCTGGCCGACTCCTCCGTGGTGCTCAGCGCCCAGGTGTGGGTCAGCGCCCGGGATGTGGAGGTGAAAGGGCGTATATCCTGCGAACTGCTGGAAGCGATCAAGCAGGGGCTGGATGACGCTGGCATTGAAATTCCCTTTCCGCACCTGCAACTGCACCTGGACGAAGCCCGTGGGCTGGAGCCGGTGTTTGGCCGGGCTGGCGCCGCCGATGATGAAACCACAAGGAGTCATTGAATGAAGCACAGCCTGTTGGCGCTGTTGTTGCTGCTGGCCGGATGCACCGGCAAGCCCGAAGGCATTACCCCGGTAACCGGGTTTGAACTGAACCGCTATCTGGGCACCTGGTATGAAATTGCGCGGCTCGATCATTCCTTTGAGCGGGGGCTTGCGCGGGTGACGGCGGAATACAGCCTGCGCGATGATGGCGGCGTGCGGGTGATTAACCGGGGCTTTGATGTGCAGAAAGGGGAATGGAAGCAGGCGGAAGGCAAGGCCTATTTTGTTGAAACGCCCGACCTGGCTCACCTCAAGGTGTCGTTTTTCGGCCCCTTTTACGGTGCCTATGTGGTGTTTGAACTCGACGATCACTATCAATATGCCCTGGTGTCGGGCCCCAGTCGCCATTACTTCTGGTTGCTGGCACGTCGGCCCGAGCTGGCGCCCGAATTACGCCAACGGCTGATTGAACGGGCCGGCAGGGCAGGGTTTGATACCGACGCGCTGATTCTGGTTGAACATGAATAGCTTATTCCAACATGCAAGAGCCATTTGATTCACCCGGTCGTATCAGGGCCGAATGCTCGCCAGTACCCGGATCCGCTCTTCCAGGGGCAGGGCCAGGATCAGCGCCTCGCCCGAGGCGGGAAAGCGGCTGGTGAGGGCGGTAATGTTGATCTGGTGGCTGACCAGCACCACCGGCAGCCCCGGCTCCAGCCCGGCCACAAACTGGCGCAACGCCTGCGTTTGCTCCGAGCGCCGGCTTCGCCGGTAAAAAAACGAGTTGAGCTCGGGTGTGGGCACCACCTCACCCACCCCCAGCAGACGGGCGGTGTCCAGTGCGCGGCAAAACTGGCTGCTGTAGATCCTGGCCTCGCCAATGCCGTGGCTGCGCAGCCGTTCGCCCCAGGCCTCGGCCTGCGCCCGGCCACGGGCGTCGAGATTGCGCTGGGTGTCGCAGCGCTCCAGCACAAAGCCGGGAGGATCACCGGCGCCGGGCGCATTGGCATGGCGCATCAGCAGCATGGCACGGCCTTCCTTCAGCGCCAGCCAGGCCTCGGCGTCGGAAGCCTGCACCCCGGTTGGCAGCAACAGCAGCAACAGCATCCATTTCATGAGTATCCTGAGCATGATGTGTCCTCGATGTCGTCAACAGGCAGACCGGGCGCCATTGCCGCCGCTTTCAGTTTTTATGCCAACATACATTTGTCATCATATCCTTGTCACGTCAGCCACCATGACGGACGATCCCTTCAGTATATTCGGCCATGAAGGGGTCGTTTGTCTCTATGATGCCAGACTGGCCACCAGGCTGGCGGCAAGCTGATCGGCCAGTTGCTCCCAGCCGCCGGCCAGGGCGCGCACCAGGGCCGGGTAACCGTCTGCGGTGAGCGGCGTTTCCAGCCTGAAGGCCCGTTGCTCCAGCAGCTCGCCGCGACCGTTCAGCAATTGCCAGTGGCCCTGGATCAGGGCCATGCCATCGAAACGGCCCTGAAAGCGATCCAGTTGCAGGCGAACTTCACGGGCCGGCATGTTGCCGGCGCTGGGTTGCCCGCGGGCAATCACCTGGGCCTGGGGCAGGCTGGCGCTCAGCCGGTCCAGCAACAGCCGGCGCAACTGCTCGGGCAGGGCCTCGGCCCAGAGGTGGTTGCGGGCCTGGTGCACTTCAATGTCGTCGAGCTGCATCACAATGCCGTCCCCCTCGAGAAAGGCGGCGAGGGCAACGGGCGCCACCAATACCGTCAACCTGGCATCATGCCGTTGCTCGGCACTGCTTGCCGGCAGCAGATAGGCGGCGGTGCCGGGCTCATTGCTGCCGGCACAGCCGGCAAGGGCCAGGCCGAGCAGCAGCGAAAGGGAACTAAGGCGTTTGGTGTTGAACGGCATCATTTGGCGGCCCTCGGTTGCGGATCCTGAGTGGGAGTACGGTCGAAGATCAGGGCGTTGGGCTGATCGTTAAGGGTGCGGATCACCGGCTGTATGTCTGCCATCAGCTGTTCCAGCCGCGACAGGGTCTGGGTCAGCTCGTTGTAACCTTCCGAGTCGGGGGCAAAGCCTGCCAGGGTGTCGCTGAGCTGGCGCAGGGTCTGGTTGACATTGGCGGGCAGTTCGCCGGTGGCGGGATCCGCCAGCAGCGCATCCACCGAAGCGGCAATGCGGTTGATCTTGTCCATGGTCTGCTGCGTCGCCACCAGGGTGCTGTTCAGGTTATTGACCACGGGCTCGATGTCGAGGTTGTTGAACTTGTCGAGCAGGTTCGAGACTTTCTGCTCAATCTGGGCAAATCCGCCGGTGGTGGTGGGAAATACCCGCCGCTCGACAAAGGTCATGGCCTTGAAGGGCTCGGCGTCCTTCTGGAAGTTGAGATCCACAAACAGCGCGCCGGTGAGCAGGTTGCCGGCCTTGAGCGAGGCCCGCAGGCCATGGCCGAACATACGGTTCAGCCGCGCATACCAGGCTTTGGTGTCGATGATTTCGGTGGTGTTGTCAAAGCGCTGGGGCTCAATGCGGATCAGCACGGGAATGGCGAACCGGCTCAGGGAGTCGGGTTGCGGTGCGGTAAAGTGCCAGGGCACACTGACCACGGAGCCAATGCGCACGCCCCGGTATTCCACCGGCGCGCCCGGCTCCAGGCCCCGTACCGTGTCGTCCACCAGCAACACGTATTCCAGATATTGCTCATAGCTGCCCTCGTTGGCGCTTTCCTCGTCGGCAAACAGCACATAGGTGGCATTGGGTTTGGCCTTGTGGCCCATGGCGGTGTTTTCGGGCACGCCAAAGGTCACGCCGCCGCCCACCAGGGACTCCAGCGAGCCGACATTGACCCGGAACCCCTGGGAGTCGAGGCGCATGTCGATGCCGGAGCTGGCCCAGAAACGGGTGGTGGTGGTGACCAGCACGTCGTAGGGCGACTGTATATACAGCCGCAGCTGCATTTCCCGTTTTTCCGGATCGAATTCGCTGTGCTCCACCCGGCCCACGGTATAGCCCTGATAGCTGACCGGATCGCCGGTAGACACGGCGGTGCCTACCTGGCTGATGAGGTTGATGCGCAGACCGGGGGCATCGGGCGGTGCCACCGGCGGTTGTTCCAGCACCTGAAAACGACGTTTGGGCTGTTCGCTGCTGCCCGGCAGCAACTGAATGTAGGCCCCCGACAGCACGGTATTGAGGCCGCTGATGCCCTCACGGCCAATGCGTGGCTTGACCACCCAGAAACGGGTCTCGTCGTTGAGCATGTTTTCCGCCTGGGGGCTCATGCGGGCGGTGATCAGCGCATGTTGCAGATCGTCCGACAGCCTGACCCGCTCCACCCGGCCCACCTCCACGTTGCGGGTCTTGATCAGGGTCTTGCCCGCTTCAATGCCTTCGGCGTTGTCCATTACCAGGGTAATGGAAGGGCCGAGCTTGCTCAGGTTGTCGTAAATCATCCAGGCGCCGATCAACACCGCCACCAGGGGCACTATCCAGATGGGCGACAGGGAGCGCTGTTTCTTGCGCTCGGCGCGGGGGGTGTCAGACATGGTTGGGTTCCTTGCGGTTTTCGTTATGATGCGGTGCGCCACCGGCCAGCGGGGCCCCGGCCCAGATGCTGCGTTGATCAAACAGCATGGCCGCCAGCATGGTGAGCACCACCACACCGGCAAAGGCCAGGGCCGCCGGGCCGGGCTCGATGGACATCAGGTTGCCGTTGCGAATAAGTGCCACCAGTATGGCCACCACGAACACATCCACCATCGACCAGCGCCCCACGAACTCGGTAATGCGGTAAAGGCGAATGCGGCTCATGGCGCTGAGGCCGGCCCGATCGCGCCTGACCACATGGCACAGCCACAGCAGCGCCAGGATCTTGCTCACCGGCACCACCACACTGGCGGTAAAAATGATAAAGGCAATGGGCCAGTCGCCGTGCTGAATAAACAACAGCACGCCGCCGATAATGGTGGAGGGCGAGCTGCTGCCCAGGGAGGTGGTTACCATAATGGGGTAGAGGTTGGCGGGCAGATACATGATCACCGCCGCCGCCAGCAGGGCCAGGGTGGCCTGGTTGTTGATGCCGTGCCAGGGGTGTAACGGCTCGTCGCAGCGCCGGCAGCGGGCCTTGCCTCGTTCCGGCAGGGCGTTCACCAGGCCACAGGTGGTGCAGCCGCACAGATTCTGTTCGCTGGCGTTGCGGCCGGGCACGGCGCCGGCCGGTGCCATGCCGCGCCGGTCGAGGGAAAACCACAGCCAGTCCTTGTCCACCGACTGGGTGGTCAGCAGCAGCAGCAGGGCAAAGGCGCAAAAGGTCCAGAACGACAGGCCGAGTTCAATGTCGGCCATGCCCACCACCTTGATAAGACTGACAAGCGTACCGATCACGAACACGTCGGCCATCATCCAGGGGCTGACATGGCGCAGGGTGCGGGCAATTTGCCGGCTGCGGGGCAGCGGCCGGCCCAGCAGCATGCCGGCACACAGCCAGCTTACACTCAGCAGATAAACCAGCGGCAGAATAATCACCGTCAGCAGTACGCACAGGGCCACCAGCGGCTGGTGCAGGCCAATCAGAATGGCGGCACTGTCGGTAAGCTCAATGCGATTGCCGATGCCACTCAGCTCAAAGCCGATAAAGGGAAAGGCCACCGACAACGCCAGCGCAATCAGGGTGGCCAGGGCCAGCGCCAGGGAGCGCTCCGCCGGGTTG
The Oceanimonas pelagia genome window above contains:
- a CDS encoding methyl-accepting chemotaxis protein, whose product is MHTFKLRTILIAFVAMSLALLTLVSTFINVHRFSGLYYGQTESNLLPNSVGRVAEQVRAELLPTMLLSDNLAENTLLHDWMREGERASPMHGQALRYFNRLRAQAGASTLFWVSGESSTYYTDAGVFKQISPSDPLDRWYYDFINSHEQRALNLEPDERTGKLTLFVNSVVEVDGRRVGAAGMGQDVSAIVDLVSNYHLGKNGYLFLVNGQGVINAHPDAGLVGKSLAGLAGFAPVAGLLEQQQSSFDFEQTDFNGENVYLAVQNIRDTGLKLVAVLPSAEISGTINRVISSSVLVSIVLALAFIVVAVLFANALARAIRRVGDDLLAMSGNGGDLTKRLDDRHDNELGHLARGFNAIIGKIRELVAEIQHTETAMKSGIEQLAQLADDTFRATEVQRGQTEQVATSITEMGQTVTEVSGIAQRTAGDTEAAVGEAHSTNQNMSLTMHTMAQLNGVMNDIETTINDFADQADAINSVVEVINAISEQTNLLALNAAIEAARAGEQGRGFAVVADEVRNLAKRTQASTQEISEQIARLQQTARQSTAAIREGTDNSRRVAESTEQSAKALASIQQRFEAISSGSHQVAAATEEQGAVAEHINQSAHVISDSAAGIHSNAEQQLAAISQLQQRAEHLRSLVGQFRV
- a CDS encoding ATP-binding protein — its product is MTHKRKLLMSWSSGKDSAWALQQLLQDPHFEVVGLFTTVNAAFDRVAMHGVRAELLRRQASTLGLPLDIITLPWPCTNADYQQRMGAFIARAKAQGIEAFGFGDLLLEDVRQYRENQLAGTGIEAVFPIWHTPTRDLPYTMFESGLRAVITCLDPKKVPVEFAGRELTAGLLAQLPEGTDPCGENGEFHTFVFDGPLFDGPVKIKTGEVVERDGFVFADVLPA
- a CDS encoding DUF1289 domain-containing protein, giving the protein MSEPLASPCIGHCRLDEERVCEGCFRTIDEISGWRERPDHDKRAILARCAARRRQAGQ
- a CDS encoding OmpA family protein; this encodes MNMLKKAPLVAIMGATLLPAVAMANMHGHSSIGPNQGDREFSLSGTGSSSKDFDNSSFGISADYGWYLSDRTLAGIRQSISYADVEGEGLTDDFWNGSTRGFVDYHFGQNAARPFVGASLGAIYGDGVNDTGIAGLEAGLKYYLLPTTFIQARAEYQFLFDSGDSASDNFDDGAWAYTFGMGLNF
- a CDS encoding mechanosensitive ion channel family protein is translated as MNDDEVALLWQQFRKSLEDTGNALGLSGYNWQELLVYAVGQLLVTLMIGMLFWLLYVTGSLLMRWLLGRLGHGAGPYRTGRVVLRYLLGLATLVAILAQYGAEDGLIKGMARAGLMTLAFYLVWQLLSRGLINRLSRRHLDSSLVQLCKNTLSVSLMALGAITVMAQFGFDVLSIVAGLGIVGIAVGFAAQSTLSNFIAGITLLIERPFRIGDWVCIHGQEGRVVRIAFRTTWLRTRDNVFAMIPNDSVATTDIINYSAEGPTRIRIPVHIAYKDSVEHARSVIMPILAAHPRTINNDTLEPRVQLRELADSSVVLSAQVWVSARDVEVKGRISCELLEAIKQGLDDAGIEIPFPHLQLHLDEARGLEPVFGRAGAADDETTRSH
- a CDS encoding lipocalin family protein, with product MKHSLLALLLLLAGCTGKPEGITPVTGFELNRYLGTWYEIARLDHSFERGLARVTAEYSLRDDGGVRVINRGFDVQKGEWKQAEGKAYFVETPDLAHLKVSFFGPFYGAYVVFELDDHYQYALVSGPSRHYFWLLARRPELAPELRQRLIERAGRAGFDTDALILVEHE
- a CDS encoding histidine phosphatase family protein produces the protein MLRILMKWMLLLLLLPTGVQASDAEAWLALKEGRAMLLMRHANAPGAGDPPGFVLERCDTQRNLDARGRAQAEAWGERLRSHGIGEARIYSSQFCRALDTARLLGVGEVVPTPELNSFFYRRSRRSEQTQALRQFVAGLEPGLPVVLVSHQINITALTSRFPASGEALILALPLEERIRVLASIRP
- a CDS encoding PqiC family protein; translated protein: MMPFNTKRLSSLSLLLGLALAGCAGSNEPGTAAYLLPASSAEQRHDARLTVLVAPVALAAFLEGDGIVMQLDDIEVHQARNHLWAEALPEQLRRLLLDRLSASLPQAQVIARGQPSAGNMPAREVRLQLDRFQGRFDGMALIQGHWQLLNGRGELLEQRAFRLETPLTADGYPALVRALAGGWEQLADQLAASLVASLAS
- the pqiB gene encoding intermembrane transport protein PqiB; the protein is MSDTPRAERKKQRSLSPIWIVPLVAVLIGAWMIYDNLSKLGPSITLVMDNAEGIEAGKTLIKTRNVEVGRVERVRLSDDLQHALITARMSPQAENMLNDETRFWVVKPRIGREGISGLNTVLSGAYIQLLPGSSEQPKRRFQVLEQPPVAPPDAPGLRINLISQVGTAVSTGDPVSYQGYTVGRVEHSEFDPEKREMQLRLYIQSPYDVLVTTTTRFWASSGIDMRLDSQGFRVNVGSLESLVGGGVTFGVPENTAMGHKAKPNATYVLFADEESANEGSYEQYLEYVLLVDDTVRGLEPGAPVEYRGVRIGSVVSVPWHFTAPQPDSLSRFAIPVLIRIEPQRFDNTTEIIDTKAWYARLNRMFGHGLRASLKAGNLLTGALFVDLNFQKDAEPFKAMTFVERRVFPTTTGGFAQIEQKVSNLLDKFNNLDIEPVVNNLNSTLVATQQTMDKINRIAASVDALLADPATGELPANVNQTLRQLSDTLAGFAPDSEGYNELTQTLSRLEQLMADIQPVIRTLNDQPNALIFDRTPTQDPQPRAAK
- a CDS encoding paraquat-inducible protein A, with protein sequence MSDSPHSSALTAQPHRRRAISRRRLRVCHECDLLVVLPSLAPGEKADCPRCGHTLVRRHANPAERSLALALATLIALALSVAFPFIGFELSGIGNRIELTDSAAILIGLHQPLVALCVLLTVIILPLVYLLSVSWLCAGMLLGRPLPRSRQIARTLRHVSPWMMADVFVIGTLVSLIKVVGMADIELGLSFWTFCAFALLLLLTTQSVDKDWLWFSLDRRGMAPAGAVPGRNASEQNLCGCTTCGLVNALPERGKARCRRCDEPLHPWHGINNQATLALLAAAVIMYLPANLYPIMVTTSLGSSSPSTIIGGVLLFIQHGDWPIAFIIFTASVVVPVSKILALLWLCHVVRRDRAGLSAMSRIRLYRITEFVGRWSMVDVFVVAILVALIRNGNLMSIEPGPAALAFAGVVVLTMLAAMLFDQRSIWAGAPLAGGAPHHNENRKEPNHV